From one Anopheles bellator chromosome 1, idAnoBellAS_SP24_06.2, whole genome shotgun sequence genomic stretch:
- the LOC131206043 gene encoding EH domain-binding protein 1 isoform X1, which produces MGSVWKRLQRVNKRAAKFSFTVSYHELFMETTAKWRPNKLHVVWTRRSRRVVSSALEWQPDLINPLSSNMSWPMPDNHSIAVTLFKDIRTHELEDKDWTFVLEDVSQLGKKRMLASATINMRKYASIESTQQTFTLRLRPVSKKILAANLELTLSCVFLREGKATDEDMQSIISLMSVNNVSDIAPLDDLEDIPDLENTMDYFTENMSDLTNQLEQLTTSLNSSELLTPMSGVPSLLSDDQTPIVGGSREMFLEMLHEKGYASKELDENENKAPQESQVPDQQDAAGGSERRRAEEDRSTPSQREEIPATVATMEREASNEVDDDPLYQQMDALEALGENEDNSGRSTPLAPSARDPSPEPAIPVNDTKETQSHAAQPIAEGPAFNSNRPELKPLNLIKNYDNEPSRADDTRTPEKPKEPEVSDSDVSRPPVVAPVAPVGDFIKPPSILLKDSTPGQDLLEWCKEVTKNYNGVKVTNLTTSWRNGMAFCAVIHHFYPNLIDMSKLSPGNVIENCRTAFDAADKLGIPRVIEPRDMNLLAVPDKLAVMTYLYQLRAHFTGHQLEVQSIGETTDDSSYVIGNYKSDNLCKNLLKLTDIITPNNDDPFAPKLDAKAARLANSKHLLGRVLSPTKDDLPNFPFNLPVAVVDSAGQPRPPDINGIGTEGSVINGMESGETTENGVTVATMMLDGDQRNGTDTDMVTDTQRNSQNNNDKAPNSDDEEIQTLPSNPLDFNKANKLILRHKEMSERARPMIERLRAAHVDSKGNKDTAERQARLREEARKLIAGAKLKLSGLDSPASPHKLRGGQQLSPDRAISPINNGSEFIFPIGMPSPHHRKDNSSSSPMHSLNHYKALHGADETINGQPHLLKRGTPSPSHLIEFMTGKNDSDGGQVERVNYIQSELNKLEREQEAIDLKANALEKKLRAVMGGTMTNVSETEDQLMSQWFTLVNKKNALLRRQMQLNLLEQENDLEKKYEMLNMELRAALSVEDWQKTEEQREKEALLLAELVAIVDKRNELVQNLHSQEQAIEDDDEIERKLETVDINQKDEKCVIQ; this is translated from the exons atgggCAGCGTGTGGAAACGGCTTCAGCGCGTTAACAAGCGGGCGGCCAAGTTCTCGTTCACCGTGTCCTACCACGAGCTGTTCATGGAGACGACGGCAAAATG GCGCCCCAACAAATTGCACGTCGTGTGGACACGGCGATCGCGTCGCGTCGTGTCCAGTGCCCTCGAATGGCAGCCGGATTTGATCAATCCGCTCAGCAGCAACATGTCGTGGCCGATGCCGGACAACCACTCGATCGCCGTGACGCTCTTCAAGGACATTCGCACGCACGAGCTTGAGGACAAGGACTGGACGTTCGTGCTGGAGGACGTTTCGCAGCTGGGCAAGAAGCGCATGCTGGCATCCGCCACGATCAACATGCGCAAGTACGCGAGTATTGAATCGACGCAGCAAACGTTCACGCTTCGGTTGCGGCCGGTTTCGAAAAAGATCCTGGCCGCCAATCTTGAGCTCACGCTGAGCTGCGTTTTCCTGCGCGAAGGCAAGGCAACCGACGAGGACATGCAGAGCATCATCTCGCTGATGTCGGTGAACAACGTGTCGGACATTGCACCCCTTGACGATCTGGAAGACATACCGGATCTGGAGAACACGATGGACTACTTCACGGAGAACATGTCCGACCTGACGAACCAGCTCGAGCAGCTGACGACGAGCCTAAACAGCTCCGAGCTACTGACGCCAATGAGCGGTGTCCCTTCGCTGCTATCCGACGACCAGACGCCGATCGTCGGTGGCTCGCGGGAAATGTTCCTCGAGATGCTGCACGAGAAGGGCTACGCATCGAAGGAACTGGACGagaatgaaaacaaagcaCCCCAAGAATCACAGGTACCGGACCAACaagatgctgctggtgggagTGAGCGGCGAAGAGCCGAGGAGGACCGATCGACACCTAGTCAGCGGGAAGAGATACccgccacggtggccacgatggAACGGGAAGCATCGAATGAGGTTGACGATGATCCGTTATACCAACAAATGGACGCCCTGGAAGCACTCGGAGAAAATGAGGACAATTCTGGCCGCTCGACCCCGCTTGCACCGTCGGCACGTGATCCATCGCCGGAACCAGCGATACCAGTTAACGATACGAAAGAGACCCAGAGCCACGCTGCACAACCCATCGCGGAGGGGCCGGCTTTTAACAGCAACCGGCCGGAGCTGAAACCGCTAAACTTGATCAAGAACTACGATAACGAACCTTCGAGGGCGGATGACACACGTACCCCCGAAAAACCCAAAGAGCCCGAGGTGTCCGACAGCGATGTTTCACGgcctccggtggtggctccTGTCGCACCGGTTGGAGACTTTATTAAACCTCCCAGTATCCTGCTAAAGGACAGCACACCGGGTCAGGATCTGCTCGAGTGGTGTAAGGAGGTCACGAAGAACTACAACGGTGTGAAGGTCACGAATTTGACCACCAGTTGGCGCAACGGAATGGCTTTCTGTGCGGTCATCCACCACTTCTATCCGAATTTAAT TGACATGAGCAAACTGTCTCCGGGCAATGTGATCGAAAACTGTCGCACGGCGTTCGATGCGGCGGACAAGCTCGGAATACCGCGGGTGATCGAACCACGGGACATGAATCTGTTGGCGGTTCCGGACAAGCTCGCCGTCATGACGTATCTTTACCAGCTGCGAGCGCACTTCACGGGCCACCAGCTGGAAGTGCAATCGATCG GAGAAACCACGGATGATTCGAGCTATGTGATCGGTAACTACAAGTCGGACAACCTCTGCAAAAACCTGCTCAAGCTTACCGACATCATCACACCGAACAACGACGATCCGTTCGCTCCAAAGCTCGATGCCAAGGCGGCCCGGTTGGCCAACTCGAAGCACCTGTTGGGCCGGGTACTGTCTCCTACCAAAGACGATCTACCCAATTTTCCCTTCAACCTACCGGTTGCTGTAGTGGATAGTGCCGGTCAACCAAGGCCACCGGATATTAATGGGATTGGTACGGAAGGCAGTGTGATCAACGGAATGGAAAGTGGGGAAACGACAGAGAACGGCGTTACGGTGGCAACGATGATGCTGGACGGTGATCAGCGCAATGGAACCGATACCGACATGGTGACCGATACCCAAAGAAATagccaaaacaacaacgacaaagCGCCCAATAGCGATGATGAAGAAATTCAAACACTACCGTCCAACCCGTTGGATTTCAACAAAGCGAAT AAATTGATTTTACGGCACAAAGAAATGAGCGAACGGGCACGGCCCATGATAGAACGGCTCAGGGCGGCGCACGTAGATAGCAAGGGTAACAAGGACACA GCCGAACGGCAGGCCCGGTTACGCGAGGAAGCGCGAAAACTGATTGCGGGAGCAAAACTAAAGCTGTCCGGGCTGGATTCACCGGCGTCACCGCACAAACTGCGCGGTGGCCAACAACTGTCACCGGACCGGGCAATCTCGCCCATCAACAATGGGTCCGAGTTTATCTTTCCCATTGGCATGCCATCGCcccaccaccggaaggacaACTCAAGCTCGTCGCCGATGCATAGCCTCAATCACTACAAGGCATTGCACGGGGCAGACGAGACCATCAACGGTCAACCGCATCTGTTGAAACGTGGCACTCCATCCCCAAGCCATCTGATTGAGTTCATGACAGGAAAGAACGATAGCGACGGTGGCCAG GTTGAACGTGTAAATTACATTCAAAGTGAGCTTAACAAACTGGAACGCGAGCAGGAGGCAATCGACCTGAAGGCGAACGCACTGGAAAAGAAATTACGCGCTGTGATGGGAGGAACGATGACCA ACGTTTCCGAAACGGAGGATCAACTAATGTCCCAATGGTTTACGTTGGTCAACAAAAAGAACGCCCTGTTGCGGCGACAGATGCAGCTTAATCTACT TGAACAAGAGAACGATCTTGAGAAAAAGTACGAAATGCTTAATATGGAGCTACGGGCTGCCCTATCGGTGGAGGATTGGCAAAAGACGGAGGAGCAGCGCGAAAAGGaagcactgctgctggcggaacTGGTAGCGATCGTCGACAAGCGAAACGAACTGGTCCAGAACCTGCACAGCCAGGAGCAGGC CATCGAAGATGACGATGAGATCGAACGGAAGCTGGAAACGGTGGACATTAACCAGAAGGACGAAAAATGTGTCATTCAGTGA
- the LOC131206043 gene encoding EH domain-binding protein 1 isoform X2 yields MGSVWKRLQRVNKRAAKFSFTVSYHELFMETTAKWRPNKLHVVWTRRSRRVVSSALEWQPDLINPLSSNMSWPMPDNHSIAVTLFKDIRTHELEDKDWTFVLEDVSQLGKKRMLASATINMRKYASIESTQQTFTLRLRPVSKKILAANLELTLSCVFLREGKATDEDMQSIISLMSVNNVSDIAPLDDLEDIPDLENTMDYFTENMSDLTNQLEQLTTSLNSSELLTPMSGVPSLLSDDQTPIVGGSREMFLEMLHEKGYASKELDENENKAPQESQVPDQQDAAGGSERRRAEEDRSTPSQREEIPATVATMEREASNEVDDDPLYQQMDALEALGENEDNSGRSTPLAPSARDPSPEPAIPVNDTKETQSHAAQPIAEGPAFNSNRPELKPLNLIKNYDNEPSRADDTRTPEKPKEPEVSDSDVSRPPVVAPVAPVGDFIKPPSILLKDSTPGQDLLEWCKEVTKNYNGVKVTNLTTSWRNGMAFCAVIHHFYPNLIDMSKLSPGNVIENCRTAFDAADKLGIPRVIEPRDMNLLAVPDKLAVMTYLYQLRAHFTGHQLEVQSIGETTDDSSYVIGNYKSDNLCKNLLKLTDIITPNNDDPFAPKLDAKAARLANSKHLLGRVLSPTKDDLPNFPFNLPVAVVDSAGQPRPPDINGIGTEGSVINGMESGETTENGVTVATMMLDGDQRNGTDTDMVTDTQRNSQNNNDKAPNSDDEEIQTLPSNPLDFNKANAERQARLREEARKLIAGAKLKLSGLDSPASPHKLRGGQQLSPDRAISPINNGSEFIFPIGMPSPHHRKDNSSSSPMHSLNHYKALHGADETINGQPHLLKRGTPSPSHLIEFMTGKNDSDGGQVERVNYIQSELNKLEREQEAIDLKANALEKKLRAVMGGTMTNVSETEDQLMSQWFTLVNKKNALLRRQMQLNLLEQENDLEKKYEMLNMELRAALSVEDWQKTEEQREKEALLLAELVAIVDKRNELVQNLHSQEQAIEDDDEIERKLETVDINQKDEKCVIQ; encoded by the exons atgggCAGCGTGTGGAAACGGCTTCAGCGCGTTAACAAGCGGGCGGCCAAGTTCTCGTTCACCGTGTCCTACCACGAGCTGTTCATGGAGACGACGGCAAAATG GCGCCCCAACAAATTGCACGTCGTGTGGACACGGCGATCGCGTCGCGTCGTGTCCAGTGCCCTCGAATGGCAGCCGGATTTGATCAATCCGCTCAGCAGCAACATGTCGTGGCCGATGCCGGACAACCACTCGATCGCCGTGACGCTCTTCAAGGACATTCGCACGCACGAGCTTGAGGACAAGGACTGGACGTTCGTGCTGGAGGACGTTTCGCAGCTGGGCAAGAAGCGCATGCTGGCATCCGCCACGATCAACATGCGCAAGTACGCGAGTATTGAATCGACGCAGCAAACGTTCACGCTTCGGTTGCGGCCGGTTTCGAAAAAGATCCTGGCCGCCAATCTTGAGCTCACGCTGAGCTGCGTTTTCCTGCGCGAAGGCAAGGCAACCGACGAGGACATGCAGAGCATCATCTCGCTGATGTCGGTGAACAACGTGTCGGACATTGCACCCCTTGACGATCTGGAAGACATACCGGATCTGGAGAACACGATGGACTACTTCACGGAGAACATGTCCGACCTGACGAACCAGCTCGAGCAGCTGACGACGAGCCTAAACAGCTCCGAGCTACTGACGCCAATGAGCGGTGTCCCTTCGCTGCTATCCGACGACCAGACGCCGATCGTCGGTGGCTCGCGGGAAATGTTCCTCGAGATGCTGCACGAGAAGGGCTACGCATCGAAGGAACTGGACGagaatgaaaacaaagcaCCCCAAGAATCACAGGTACCGGACCAACaagatgctgctggtgggagTGAGCGGCGAAGAGCCGAGGAGGACCGATCGACACCTAGTCAGCGGGAAGAGATACccgccacggtggccacgatggAACGGGAAGCATCGAATGAGGTTGACGATGATCCGTTATACCAACAAATGGACGCCCTGGAAGCACTCGGAGAAAATGAGGACAATTCTGGCCGCTCGACCCCGCTTGCACCGTCGGCACGTGATCCATCGCCGGAACCAGCGATACCAGTTAACGATACGAAAGAGACCCAGAGCCACGCTGCACAACCCATCGCGGAGGGGCCGGCTTTTAACAGCAACCGGCCGGAGCTGAAACCGCTAAACTTGATCAAGAACTACGATAACGAACCTTCGAGGGCGGATGACACACGTACCCCCGAAAAACCCAAAGAGCCCGAGGTGTCCGACAGCGATGTTTCACGgcctccggtggtggctccTGTCGCACCGGTTGGAGACTTTATTAAACCTCCCAGTATCCTGCTAAAGGACAGCACACCGGGTCAGGATCTGCTCGAGTGGTGTAAGGAGGTCACGAAGAACTACAACGGTGTGAAGGTCACGAATTTGACCACCAGTTGGCGCAACGGAATGGCTTTCTGTGCGGTCATCCACCACTTCTATCCGAATTTAAT TGACATGAGCAAACTGTCTCCGGGCAATGTGATCGAAAACTGTCGCACGGCGTTCGATGCGGCGGACAAGCTCGGAATACCGCGGGTGATCGAACCACGGGACATGAATCTGTTGGCGGTTCCGGACAAGCTCGCCGTCATGACGTATCTTTACCAGCTGCGAGCGCACTTCACGGGCCACCAGCTGGAAGTGCAATCGATCG GAGAAACCACGGATGATTCGAGCTATGTGATCGGTAACTACAAGTCGGACAACCTCTGCAAAAACCTGCTCAAGCTTACCGACATCATCACACCGAACAACGACGATCCGTTCGCTCCAAAGCTCGATGCCAAGGCGGCCCGGTTGGCCAACTCGAAGCACCTGTTGGGCCGGGTACTGTCTCCTACCAAAGACGATCTACCCAATTTTCCCTTCAACCTACCGGTTGCTGTAGTGGATAGTGCCGGTCAACCAAGGCCACCGGATATTAATGGGATTGGTACGGAAGGCAGTGTGATCAACGGAATGGAAAGTGGGGAAACGACAGAGAACGGCGTTACGGTGGCAACGATGATGCTGGACGGTGATCAGCGCAATGGAACCGATACCGACATGGTGACCGATACCCAAAGAAATagccaaaacaacaacgacaaagCGCCCAATAGCGATGATGAAGAAATTCAAACACTACCGTCCAACCCGTTGGATTTCAACAAAGCGAAT GCCGAACGGCAGGCCCGGTTACGCGAGGAAGCGCGAAAACTGATTGCGGGAGCAAAACTAAAGCTGTCCGGGCTGGATTCACCGGCGTCACCGCACAAACTGCGCGGTGGCCAACAACTGTCACCGGACCGGGCAATCTCGCCCATCAACAATGGGTCCGAGTTTATCTTTCCCATTGGCATGCCATCGCcccaccaccggaaggacaACTCAAGCTCGTCGCCGATGCATAGCCTCAATCACTACAAGGCATTGCACGGGGCAGACGAGACCATCAACGGTCAACCGCATCTGTTGAAACGTGGCACTCCATCCCCAAGCCATCTGATTGAGTTCATGACAGGAAAGAACGATAGCGACGGTGGCCAG GTTGAACGTGTAAATTACATTCAAAGTGAGCTTAACAAACTGGAACGCGAGCAGGAGGCAATCGACCTGAAGGCGAACGCACTGGAAAAGAAATTACGCGCTGTGATGGGAGGAACGATGACCA ACGTTTCCGAAACGGAGGATCAACTAATGTCCCAATGGTTTACGTTGGTCAACAAAAAGAACGCCCTGTTGCGGCGACAGATGCAGCTTAATCTACT TGAACAAGAGAACGATCTTGAGAAAAAGTACGAAATGCTTAATATGGAGCTACGGGCTGCCCTATCGGTGGAGGATTGGCAAAAGACGGAGGAGCAGCGCGAAAAGGaagcactgctgctggcggaacTGGTAGCGATCGTCGACAAGCGAAACGAACTGGTCCAGAACCTGCACAGCCAGGAGCAGGC CATCGAAGATGACGATGAGATCGAACGGAAGCTGGAAACGGTGGACATTAACCAGAAGGACGAAAAATGTGTCATTCAGTGA